The Natrinema sp. DC36 genome includes the window CCTCTTTCATCGACCGCGACCTCGAGGGCACCGTCGATCTGGGCGAACTCGTCGACCGCGAGTGCGAGCGTCTCGGTATCGACGGTATCAGAAACGTGTACGAACGGGAAAGCGGCGCGGATCGGCAACGCCGTCTGCTCGAGGAAGAGGGGCCCGACGCGCTGTGTGAGTCGCTGTTTCTACAGACGGAGTGACCACCCCGCAAAGGTTTAACTCCGCTCGAGGCCTCGTCCTGTACGAGAACCCACATGAGTTCCGACGACACGGACGAGCATCCGGTCGGTACCGACGACGGAGACGAATCGCTCGAGGGACCGGACGACTTCGTCGAGCGCGAGGCCGGCCGAAGCCCGGCCGTCGAGGAGCTCGACCAGCGGATCGTCGACCTGCTCTCGTGGATCTTGGACACCGAAACTCGCGCGAAGATCTACGTGTATCTGCTGGCGAACCCCGGAAGCACCTCCGAGGAGGTCGCAAAGGGAACCGGGCTCTATCCCAGCACGGTCCGCGAAGCGCTCGCGGAACTACACGAGGAAGACCGCGTCACCCGCGAAAAGCGCGCCAGCGAGGGGGCCGGAAACAACCCCTACGAGTACACGGCGATCCAGCCCAGCGACCT containing:
- a CDS encoding helix-turn-helix domain-containing protein: MSSDDTDEHPVGTDDGDESLEGPDDFVEREAGRSPAVEELDQRIVDLLSWILDTETRAKIYVYLLANPGSTSEEVAKGTGLYPSTVREALAELHEEDRVTREKRASEGAGNNPYEYTAIQPSDLVGGVVDQVQQELNTIFTLDRVLDREADRDARAELEEEVEPVKITVDDTAPTIDGDSGTDANPEIDPDADVIEFEDDMKIDTVDAESDGSERPDEPDESDDDVAGDTADETDEIDARSGDE